In the genome of Taurinivorans muris, one region contains:
- the flgA gene encoding flagellar basal body P-ring formation chaperone FlgA, giving the protein MFRKNRQEYSHKIDMYFLCMVFSLFVLLFPSLAQANKAYGVDKKVESARHSEPLGQDVWRLKIQEAAIVRGDKVLLGEIAEPLGSISREKWQEFAKKELWDSPPELGKPYKISKANLKNALRSSLGMYADSCLLPNALVLQRGGEVVREEKLRQMAMQYLTPQMNKLGGRSDLTDFRLPAYIFVSSRSQNLVLEKTAVEPGRINLRFAIQEMDGKIIQRFTGTAFLNVWVDTPAAARPLAKGDTLNRQDITFKSVNLAYERAELWDGKGGPWQVTRPLGAMEVIGTADLKPLSTIKKGDKVTLVYQKNGIHLSVLVEAMEDGALGDTVLVRNIDSKKQIYGKVQDNDTLLAK; this is encoded by the coding sequence ATGTTCCGAAAAAATAGGCAAGAATATAGTCATAAAATTGACATGTATTTCTTATGCATGGTTTTTTCTCTCTTTGTCTTGCTTTTTCCAAGCTTGGCGCAAGCGAATAAAGCCTACGGCGTTGATAAGAAAGTTGAAAGCGCCCGTCATAGCGAGCCGTTGGGACAAGATGTTTGGCGTTTGAAAATTCAGGAAGCCGCCATTGTGCGGGGCGATAAGGTCTTGTTGGGTGAAATCGCGGAGCCTCTGGGCTCGATTTCCCGGGAAAAATGGCAGGAATTTGCGAAAAAGGAATTGTGGGATAGCCCGCCGGAACTCGGAAAACCTTATAAGATCAGCAAAGCGAATTTGAAGAATGCGCTGCGTTCCTCTCTTGGCATGTATGCGGATTCTTGCTTGCTTCCCAATGCCCTTGTTTTGCAAAGAGGCGGGGAAGTCGTGCGGGAAGAAAAACTGCGCCAAATGGCGATGCAGTATTTGACGCCTCAAATGAATAAACTCGGCGGAAGAAGCGATTTGACAGATTTTCGTCTGCCTGCCTATATTTTTGTGAGCAGCCGTTCGCAAAATTTGGTTTTGGAAAAAACAGCCGTAGAGCCCGGGCGGATCAATCTTCGTTTTGCAATTCAGGAAATGGACGGAAAAATCATACAGCGTTTTACCGGAACCGCATTTTTGAACGTTTGGGTGGATACGCCGGCGGCGGCAAGACCTCTTGCAAAGGGTGACACGCTCAATCGGCAGGACATCACTTTTAAAAGTGTGAATCTTGCGTATGAACGCGCGGAACTTTGGGACGGAAAGGGCGGTCCGTGGCAGGTGACCCGTCCTTTGGGCGCAATGGAAGTTATCGGCACGGCGGATTTGAAGCCTTTGTCAACCATAAAAAAAGGCGATAAGGTAACGCTTGTTTATCAAAAAAACGGCATACATCTTTCTGTGCTTGTGGAAGCTATGGAAGACGGCGCGTTAGGCGATACGGTCTTGGTTCGCAATATTGATTCAAAAAAACAAATTTACGGGAAAGTGCAAGACAACGATACGCTTCTTGCAAAGTAG
- a CDS encoding flagellar hook-basal body protein, whose amino-acid sequence MQNSLYTGLFASLTTEHRMAMISNNLANVNTAGYKSDALAFKDTMIHFAHDFIREPLENLRSEPLFPEQCLRARTRIATKETDFSQGSMQFTGNQLDIAIVGEGFYRVNAPQGEYLTRSSAFTKGPDGTIMTKQGYPVQGTGGNIVLPPNASNVHVSADGAVYADGQQVGQLDVVTVEDPQLLRKVGNNLYGVPEGVGLQNVLDGERTMVSQGYTEAANVNVVYEMVNMIEVQRMFEAQQKVMSTANDVDKQVITTVGKAR is encoded by the coding sequence ATGCAAAATTCACTTTATACGGGATTATTTGCGTCGTTAACGACTGAACATAGAATGGCCATGATAAGCAACAACTTGGCGAATGTGAACACCGCAGGTTATAAATCCGATGCATTGGCTTTTAAAGATACGATGATACATTTCGCCCATGATTTTATTCGTGAGCCGTTGGAAAATTTGCGTTCCGAACCTTTATTCCCGGAACAGTGCCTACGGGCCAGAACCCGTATCGCCACAAAAGAAACGGACTTTTCCCAGGGAAGCATGCAGTTTACGGGCAATCAGCTTGACATAGCCATTGTCGGCGAAGGGTTTTACCGCGTGAATGCTCCGCAGGGCGAGTATTTGACACGTTCCAGCGCTTTCACCAAAGGTCCGGACGGTACGATAATGACGAAACAGGGATACCCAGTGCAGGGTACAGGAGGAAATATCGTTCTTCCGCCGAATGCAAGCAATGTTCATGTTTCCGCGGACGGAGCCGTTTATGCGGACGGTCAGCAAGTGGGACAGCTTGACGTGGTCACCGTGGAAGACCCGCAGCTTTTAAGAAAGGTCGGCAACAACCTTTATGGTGTTCCTGAAGGTGTCGGTCTGCAAAATGTTTTGGACGGCGAAAGGACTATGGTCAGCCAAGGTTATACGGAGGCTGCCAATGTCAATGTCGTGTATGAAATGGTCAACATGATTGAAGTGCAAAGGATGTTTGAAGCCCAGCAAAAAGTCATGTCAACGGCGAATGATGTGGATAAACAAGTGATAACTACTGTTGGTAAAGCACGGTAA
- a CDS encoding flagellar basal body L-ring protein FlgH translates to MKKHIFCVAAMGMVFMAGCTASREAPVVTQPVMQPITYQEPAPAYDNPGSLYNPNQYRSIYEDGRARRVGDIVTINVVEQQSGSQEVTTDATRTNTTSASIAALGKRKSLFGIPIGAETPIFEGSSSSDLQGDAESTRNSSITATLAARVINVLPDGNLQIEAVREITLNDETQFMVVTGIIRARDIAANNTIASTQIANAKIEYYGRGVLSQKQKPGWLSRFLEMVSPF, encoded by the coding sequence ATGAAAAAACATATTTTTTGCGTAGCGGCAATGGGAATGGTTTTTATGGCAGGCTGTACGGCGTCAAGGGAAGCCCCTGTCGTCACTCAGCCGGTTATGCAGCCGATAACGTATCAGGAACCTGCCCCAGCCTATGATAATCCCGGAAGCCTGTATAATCCCAATCAATACCGCTCCATTTACGAAGACGGCAGGGCGAGGCGTGTCGGTGACATCGTGACGATCAACGTTGTCGAGCAGCAGTCGGGTTCACAGGAAGTAACCACTGATGCGACCAGGACGAACACGACGTCCGCGAGCATAGCCGCCCTTGGAAAGAGAAAAAGTTTGTTCGGTATTCCGATTGGGGCTGAAACTCCGATTTTTGAGGGTTCAAGCTCAAGCGATTTGCAGGGTGACGCGGAGTCCACACGCAACAGTTCCATTACCGCAACGCTTGCCGCACGTGTGATCAATGTGCTGCCTGACGGAAATTTGCAGATTGAAGCCGTGCGTGAAATAACCTTGAACGATGAAACGCAGTTCATGGTTGTGACAGGCATTATCCGGGCAAGGGATATTGCCGCCAACAATACTATCGCTTCGACACAAATAGCCAATGCGAAAATAGAGTATTACGGACGGGGAGTACTCAGCCAAAAGCAAAAACCGGGATGGCTTTCCCGTTTCCTGGAAATGGTTTCACCGTTCTGA
- a CDS encoding Na+/H+ antiporter NhaC family protein, which produces MEEKRKEFLPMYGGIWGGMVPLAILIVGLVWLSVAERGGTKPFWACGWLALAGGLFFAKDKAEYCKAAMRGIGNQTGIVIVTAWLFAGVFGKIMAAGGLVNGLLWLGMSTGAQEGIFTTLVFITAMLFSLGTGTSTGTCLSLTPVLYPAGIFLGCDPVLLGTAILSGAAFGDNLAPISDTTIVSAYTQGAEMRDVVRSRFPLAMAAACISAVVFLFFGGGGDVNILPDLNAQLNPKGAFLLLAMAVVVVSALMGRHIIESLIYGNVCAMLISVAIGTLHFSDFFGIPEAGQSTGLIQSGIEGVVGAIIFAVLILAVTQILVECGILEKILEFANRSIVATVSQAELFIIGVTVAASIPISANAPALLLVGPSLVRPMGEKFNLAAARRANLMDCAVCTIFFILPWHIAVAVWYGALVTASETWGFEAPAVSSALMNPYSWALLAVILFSALTGWNRKFENSGQTT; this is translated from the coding sequence ATGGAAGAAAAAAGAAAAGAATTTTTGCCCATGTACGGCGGAATATGGGGAGGCATGGTTCCTCTTGCAATTCTTATTGTCGGTTTGGTTTGGCTGTCTGTTGCGGAACGCGGCGGGACAAAACCTTTTTGGGCATGCGGCTGGCTTGCGCTTGCAGGCGGTTTGTTTTTTGCAAAAGATAAAGCCGAATACTGCAAAGCCGCAATGCGGGGTATCGGCAATCAAACAGGCATAGTCATTGTCACGGCATGGCTTTTTGCAGGTGTGTTTGGAAAAATCATGGCTGCCGGCGGGCTGGTGAACGGTTTATTGTGGTTAGGCATGTCCACCGGAGCGCAGGAAGGCATTTTTACGACCCTTGTTTTTATAACAGCGATGCTTTTTTCTCTGGGTACGGGAACAAGTACGGGAACATGCCTTTCTTTGACTCCGGTATTGTATCCCGCAGGGATTTTTCTCGGCTGCGATCCCGTTTTATTGGGAACGGCGATTTTATCGGGAGCCGCTTTTGGCGATAACTTGGCGCCCATTTCCGATACGACCATTGTTTCCGCTTATACGCAAGGCGCTGAAATGCGCGATGTCGTCCGCAGCCGTTTCCCGCTGGCTATGGCTGCCGCATGTATTTCCGCTGTTGTTTTCTTGTTTTTCGGCGGCGGAGGAGATGTGAATATTCTGCCTGATTTGAATGCGCAGCTCAATCCAAAAGGGGCGTTTTTGCTGCTTGCGATGGCGGTTGTCGTGGTGAGCGCATTAATGGGACGCCACATCATTGAATCCCTCATTTACGGCAATGTTTGCGCCATGCTTATCAGCGTGGCGATCGGAACGTTGCATTTTTCGGATTTCTTCGGCATTCCTGAAGCCGGGCAAAGCACTGGTCTTATTCAAAGCGGTATTGAAGGTGTTGTAGGGGCGATTATTTTCGCTGTGTTAATTTTGGCTGTGACCCAGATTTTGGTTGAATGCGGAATTTTGGAAAAAATTCTTGAATTTGCGAACAGGAGCATTGTCGCGACAGTATCGCAAGCCGAATTGTTCATTATCGGCGTAACGGTCGCCGCTTCCATTCCGATTTCCGCAAACGCGCCGGCATTGCTTCTCGTCGGACCGTCTCTTGTCCGTCCTATGGGTGAAAAATTCAATTTGGCGGCGGCAAGGCGGGCCAATCTTATGGACTGTGCCGTATGCACGATATTCTTTATTTTACCGTGGCACATCGCTGTTGCCGTTTGGTATGGCGCATTGGTGACGGCTTCGGAAACATGGGGATTTGAAGCTCCTGCTGTCAGTTCCGCATTAATGAACCCTTATTCTTGGGCTCTGCTTGCGGTTATTCTTTTCTCCGCCCTTACCGGTTGGAACAGGAAGTTTGAAAACTCCGGGCAGACAACATAA
- the flgG gene encoding flagellar basal-body rod protein FlgG: MMRSLWSAASGMHAQQMNIDVISNNLANVNTSGFKKSRAEFEDLMYQTMRVAGSRGPADQQIPVGIQVGLGVRTVSVHKFFTEGNLQNTDNTLDIAIEGDGFFQVQVGEELMYTRSGAFKLNSDGVIVTANGYELQPQFTVPSETRSIAISEDGEIVCLDGQSNEIATGDIPLYTFVNNAGLDSRGRNLYMPTEASGEAVQGVPGEDNVGTLAQGFLEMSNVEIVEEMVNMIVGQRAYEMNSKAIQTSDTMLQTAINVKRQ; encoded by the coding sequence ATGATGCGTTCATTATGGTCTGCGGCGAGCGGTATGCATGCGCAGCAAATGAATATCGATGTGATTTCAAATAACTTGGCAAACGTGAACACCTCCGGCTTTAAAAAAAGCAGAGCCGAATTTGAAGATTTGATGTATCAAACCATGAGGGTTGCGGGTTCCCGCGGTCCTGCGGACCAGCAAATTCCTGTCGGCATTCAGGTCGGCTTGGGGGTTCGTACCGTTTCCGTGCATAAATTTTTCACGGAAGGAAATCTGCAGAATACGGATAACACTTTGGACATCGCCATCGAGGGTGACGGATTTTTCCAGGTTCAAGTGGGCGAGGAGTTGATGTATACCCGCTCAGGGGCGTTTAAATTAAATTCAGACGGCGTCATCGTTACGGCAAACGGCTATGAATTGCAGCCCCAGTTCACCGTTCCGTCCGAAACCCGTTCCATTGCCATTTCCGAAGACGGTGAAATCGTTTGCCTTGACGGGCAGTCCAATGAAATTGCAACCGGTGATATTCCGTTGTATACTTTTGTCAACAATGCCGGTTTGGATTCCCGCGGCAGAAACCTCTATATGCCGACGGAAGCTTCCGGCGAGGCTGTGCAGGGCGTTCCCGGAGAAGATAATGTGGGCACATTGGCACAGGGCTTTTTGGAAATGTCAAACGTTGAAATCGTTGAGGAAATGGTTAATATGATTGTCGGACAGCGCGCTTATGAAATGAACTCGAAAGCGATTCAGACTTCCGATACCATGCTGCAAACAGCGATTAACGTAAAACGTCAATAA
- a CDS encoding glutamine synthetase III codes for MSSHVECASKPLPTDYYGENVFNDKAMRQHLPKTVYKSLKQTIEKGERLDPAIADVVASAIKDWAVSKGATHYTHVFYPLTDNSAEKHDSFLTPDDEGGAIAEFSGSNLVKGEADGSSLPSGGLRSTFEARGYTAWDVTSPAYVMENAGGIVLCIPTLFLSWTGLALDKKTPLLRSNQAVNKQAQRVLKLFGVETNLPIAANGGLEQEYFLVDRDYVMKRPDLLIAGRTLFGAKPPKGQEFEDQYYGVIPERVFAFMVEVEQELYKLGIPVKTRHNEVAPSQYEIAPLYESANLATDHNQLIMTILRRVARKHNLVCILHEKPFQGLNGSGKHVNYSIGNKEIGNLFEPGETPHDNAQFLVFLCAVIRAVHKYGAFLRATVASASNDFRLGAHEAPPAIMSLFLGDQLQDILDQFRIGEVKGSRKKRIMNIGVDTLPPIPADPGDRNRTSPFAFVGNRFEFRAVGSSQNPAGSIVALNTMLAESLDFSATFLERELQKNCTLGEAVQKLVAFIVEEHSAVLFNGDGYSKVWHKEAERRKLPIHPHTPDALPVFTSPEIIDLCTRYNVLCREELRSRQEVYFEQYIKTTHTEAKLALSMARTNIYPAAIRYQTELAKNAKVLSGLGIENSDKLLKEMSELILKLDMAIRELQVQIDFDPVDEKERINVQKNPGLAPNIQMTEAEHCRSKILVAMQELRTLADSLETLVAEDLWPFPSYQHMLFVK; via the coding sequence ACACCCACGTTTTCTATCCTCTTACGGACAACAGTGCGGAAAAACACGACAGTTTCCTGACGCCCGACGACGAGGGAGGCGCGATCGCCGAGTTTAGCGGTTCAAACCTTGTCAAAGGCGAAGCGGACGGCTCCAGCCTTCCTTCCGGCGGACTTCGCTCGACCTTTGAAGCCCGCGGATATACGGCTTGGGACGTGACAAGCCCCGCCTACGTCATGGAAAATGCAGGGGGCATAGTTCTTTGCATTCCGACGCTTTTCCTTTCATGGACCGGTCTGGCTCTTGATAAAAAAACACCTCTTTTGCGCTCCAACCAAGCTGTCAATAAGCAAGCCCAACGGGTTTTAAAACTTTTCGGCGTTGAAACCAATCTGCCTATTGCGGCAAACGGCGGTTTGGAACAGGAATATTTCCTTGTCGACCGTGATTACGTCATGAAACGTCCTGATCTGCTCATTGCGGGACGCACCCTTTTCGGTGCGAAACCTCCAAAAGGACAGGAATTTGAAGACCAATATTACGGTGTTATTCCCGAACGCGTTTTCGCCTTTATGGTTGAAGTGGAACAAGAACTCTACAAACTTGGCATTCCCGTAAAAACACGCCATAACGAAGTTGCTCCCAGCCAATATGAAATCGCCCCTCTGTACGAATCCGCAAACCTCGCCACCGACCACAACCAACTGATCATGACCATTCTCCGCCGTGTGGCGAGAAAACATAATCTTGTCTGCATTCTCCATGAAAAACCTTTCCAAGGGCTGAACGGTTCCGGAAAACACGTGAACTATTCCATTGGCAATAAGGAAATCGGCAACCTTTTCGAACCGGGGGAAACCCCTCACGACAATGCCCAATTCTTGGTTTTCCTTTGTGCCGTCATTCGCGCCGTCCATAAATACGGCGCTTTCCTGCGCGCAACGGTTGCTTCCGCTTCCAATGATTTCCGTCTTGGCGCGCACGAAGCCCCGCCTGCCATCATGTCCCTTTTCCTCGGTGACCAACTCCAGGATATTTTGGATCAGTTCAGAATTGGAGAAGTGAAAGGAAGCCGCAAAAAACGTATCATGAATATCGGTGTCGATACGCTTCCTCCCATTCCCGCCGACCCGGGCGACAGAAACCGTACCAGTCCTTTCGCTTTTGTGGGCAACCGTTTTGAATTCAGGGCCGTCGGCTCTTCCCAAAATCCTGCCGGCTCCATAGTCGCTTTGAATACCATGCTTGCCGAAAGCCTTGATTTTTCCGCCACCTTCCTCGAACGTGAACTGCAAAAAAACTGCACCCTCGGCGAAGCGGTGCAAAAGCTTGTGGCTTTTATCGTTGAAGAACACAGCGCGGTTTTATTCAACGGCGATGGATATTCCAAAGTCTGGCACAAGGAAGCCGAACGCCGCAAATTGCCCATTCACCCCCATACCCCGGACGCGCTTCCCGTTTTCACCAGTCCGGAAATCATCGACCTTTGCACGCGCTACAACGTGCTTTGCCGTGAAGAACTGCGTTCCCGCCAGGAAGTGTATTTCGAGCAATATATCAAAACAACCCATACGGAAGCGAAACTTGCTTTAAGCATGGCCCGCACGAACATTTATCCCGCCGCCATCCGCTATCAGACGGAACTTGCCAAAAATGCGAAAGTCCTTTCAGGCTTGGGTATTGAAAATTCCGATAAGCTCCTCAAAGAAATGAGCGAACTCATACTCAAACTTGACATGGCTATCCGCGAACTGCAAGTTCAAATCGATTTCGACCCTGTGGACGAAAAAGAACGTATCAATGTGCAGAAAAATCCCGGACTTGCGCCTAATATCCAAATGACGGAAGCGGAACACTGCCGCAGCAAAATCCTTGTCGCCATGCAGGAACTCAGAACGCTCGCCGACAGCTTGGAAACCTTGGTTGCGGAAGATTTATGGCCGTTTCCGAGCTATCAGCACATGCTTTTCGTAAAATAG